In Thiomonas arsenitoxydans, the genomic stretch AGCGAAATCCACCCCTGCTCAAAGCCCATGGCCGATCCCGCGAGGTACAGCCGGTAAGCGCGCAAGGTCTTTTCAGCATGCTCGCCCAGCACGCGGCGAGCTTCGTCGAGATGGCCTTCGAGCGCATCGACCCAGTACCACAGCGTTTTGGCGTAATGCGGCCGCAGACATTCGAAATCCAGCGGCTCCAGGCCGCCACGCGTCATGGTCTCGGCCATTACGCTGACATGCACGAGCTGCCCGCCCGGGAAGATGTACTTCTCGATGAAGTCGCCCATGCCGCCGGCGAGCTGGCTGTTGTCCACGCCTCCGGCGGTAATGCCGTGGTTCATCACCAGCCCGCCCGGCTTGAGCAAGCGGCGGATTTTGCTGAAATACAGCGGCAGATTCGGGCGGCCAACGTGTTCGCACATGCCCACTGAAGCCACTTTGTCGAAGGGCTGCGACTCGTCCACATCGCGGTAGTCCTGCAGCAACATGCGCACTCGTCCCTGCAAGCCTTTTTCGACGATCAGCCGGTTCACATGGTTGTACTGATTCTTCGACAGGGTGATGCCGGTCGCGTCCACGCCGTAGTGCTCGGCGGCCCACAACAGCAGCCCGCCCCACCCTGCGCCGATGTCGATGAAGCGCTCGCCCGGCTTGAGCATGAGCTTGGTACAGATGTGATCGAGCTTGGCTTCCTGCGCCTGCGCCAGGGTCATCGACGGCTCGGCGAAATAAGCGCAGGAATACACCCGGCGCGGATCGAGCCACAGGGCATAAAAATCGTCGGACACGTCGTAATGGCTCTGAATCTGCGCGGCGTCTTTTTCGCGGCTGTGGTGGCTGTGCTCCCACAGGGTGCGGCGCAAGCCGTGCCATATCCGCGCGGTGGCGGCCGAAGGCTCGTTGCGCGGGTCGTCGTCGAGCAGCACCGGAGCGATGCGCATGAGGTCGCGCAGATTGCCCAGAATGTCCACCATCCCCTCGACATAATCTTCAGCCAGTTTGCCGATCTGCCCGGTGGTGATGTGCCATAGCGCGCGTTTGTCGCGCAGGCGCATTTCGATTTGCGCATTGCTCGGGCCCACGCGCTGCCCGCCCGGCAGCACCACACTGCAGGGCAGCGGAAGATGGGACAGACGCGCGTCAACCCGGCCAAGAAGAGAGGATGAGATCGAAGACATACGGAACTCCTTTCAGATGTTGGCAAGCACGAACCGACGCCCCAGCAGACACAGACGCTGCGAACAAAGCGGAAGCATGAGTTGTTTTTGCGCGGACCGAGGGCGCTGGGCGGAAGCCCCGTCTTGCGCCTGCGGCAAGACACTCCTGATCAATGGGGATGTAAACATCCGCAACTCCTCCCTGAAGGCGGCGCCCGCTGCACGGGCAGCGGGTCAACCGGAACATGGGTAGGAGTCATCAGCCTGGGGCGAAACCCCTATTGAGGCAATTGCACGGCGAACTCCATCGCCGTTTGTTGATTTGAATTTAGGCCATGAAATGCGCAGGGTCAATGTCCGGGGCGCTCAAGGTTGCTTCGAAATGCAATCGCTCAATACTTCTGCCGCGCCGGAATCACGCCGCGCACGCCGCCCAGCGGCTCAGCCATGTCGCCGTCGTAACGCGGGATGAGGTGTAGATGCACATGGAAAATGCTCTGCCCGGCCGCGCGGCCGCAATTCACGCCCAGGTTGAAACCATCCGGCCGGTGCTCGCGCAGCAGCAGAGCGCGGCCTTGAGCAGCTAGTTCGAGCAGCGCCTGATGTTCCTGCGGGGTGCAGTCGAACCAGTCGGCTACATGGCGAAAGGGAATGAGCAGCAGATGCCCCGGGTTGACCGGCGTGCGGTCATACACCGCAAAGCCCAGTTCGTTGTGTAGCGCCCAGGGCATGTCCTGGCAGAACGGGCACCGGGAATCGCCGCCGGATTTCATGCCAAGCCTCGCAGGTGCGTGGTGTCGTTGACGAGTTGCAGCGCGACCTTGCCTAGTGCATCCACGCTGAACAGATTGAGGCAGCAAGGCTTTTGCGTGATGCGCCAGTAGCCCGATAGCGGCAGATCGAGCGCGTGCAGCAGCAGCGCGCGGTTGACGCTGTCGTGCCCGACCAGCACCACGGTGTGCTCGGCATGGCGCGAGAGCAACGCCCTCAGGCCGTCGGCAGTGCGCAGCGCCAAGTCCTGCAGCGACTCGCCGCCGGGAAAGCGCACCCACTGCGGCGCGCTTTTCCATAAGGCGTAGGTCTGCGGATGCGCTGCCTTCACCTCCTCGTGCGTCTTCCACTGCCACTGGCCGTAGTCGAGATCGTTCACCCCTTCAAGCACCTGTGCGCTCAGGCCGCAGGCTGCGGCAATGTCGGCGCCGGTTTCGCGGCAGCGTCCCATCGGGCTGGTGTAAACCGCCTGCGGGGAAAACTCGGCCGCAATGCGCTGCGCCACCGCCTTGGCCTGCTGGCGGCCGAGTGCGGTCAACTCCAGTTCCATACGCCCACGAAAACGCTCGGGATGAATGCCTTCAACTTCACCATGCCGTGTGAGGATGATCTGCATCGTCAGCTCCAGTTTGTAGCTCAGTACCGCTTTTGCGGCTTGTGCTCAAACATTACGCGGCAGGCATGACGCGATCAAGAAGGACTTTGTAACGCGACGTTCCAGTTCAGCCGCGTCCACTCGGCGGCCTCTTGCCGCAGGCTGTATTCGGTCAGCGGATTGCCTTTGAGCCAGGATTCCGGGGCGACGATATCGAGCGGCGGCCGCAGGCCGGAGAGCTTGACTCCGGCTGGTTGGTAACGCAGATGCAGTCCATCGATATCAACCGCGGTGCGGTTGCGCGCCAGAATGACCGCCAGACGCAGCGCCAGGACGGCGTCGAGATCAATGTTTTCAAGATCAGTAGCGCTGAGTTTTTTCAGTTTGCCGGTGTGAGTCAACACCAGTTGCGCCAGCGCCGCCTGCTCGCCGCGCGAGAAACCCGGCATATCGGCGTTGGCCGCGATATAGGCCGAATGCTTGTGATAGGCGCTGTGCGAAATCGACAGGCCGATTTCGTGCAACTGAGCGGCCCAGCGCAGCAGGCGCTGATCGGCTTCGGTAGCGTTGGGGCGCAACTGCGCATAGAGCCGCAGCGCCAGTTCCGAGACCCGTCGCGCCTGTTGGGCATCGGCGCCGTAGCGCTGCGTGAACTGCAGGGCGGTGACTTCGCGCATGTCTTGCGACTGCTCGCGCCCGAGCAGGTCGTAGAGCACGCCCAAGCGCAGCGCGGCATCCGTCACTTCCATCGACTGTATGCCCAGTTCCTCGAAGACGCCGAGCATGATGGCCAGCCCGCCGGCCGCCACCGGCACGCGGTCGGGTTTGAGCCCCTCCATGCGCAGCTTGTTGAGATTGCCCGCCCGCACGAAGGTGCGACGCAGTTCGCGCAGCCCTTGCAAGGTGATGTCGCCCGGCTGGTCGGGCGGGTTGAAGCCACTGCCGCCGATCATGTCGGCCAGGGCGCGCGCCGTACCGCTGGAACCCACCGCATGGTTCCAGCCATTGCGCTTGAAGTCGGCGGCGATAATCTGAATCTCCTTGCGCGCCGCAATCTCGGCCGCGCGCATGGTGGTCTCGTCCACCTGATTGCCCGGAAAGAAGCGCTGGCTCATCGACACGCAGCCGATGTAGAGCGACTCCATCATCCCTGGCTCATAGCCCTGGCCGATGATGAACTCGGTCGAGCCCCCGCCGATATCGACCACCAGGCGTTTGCCCTGCACCACCGAGACCGAATGCGCCGCACCGATATAGACCAGCCGCGCCTCTTCCCGCCCGGCAATGACCTCGATCGGAAACCCCAGCGCCGCCTGCGCGCGCTGCAGAAACTGCGGCGCATTCTTGGCCACGCGCACCGTGTTGGTGGCCACGGCCCGCACCCGGTCCGGATGAAACTGGCGCAGGCGCTCGCCGAAGCGCTGCAGGGTTTGCAACGCGATTTGCTGCGCGGCTTCCGACAGATACTTTTTGTCATCCAGCCCCGCTGCCAGACGTACCGGCTCGCGCAAGGAGTCGATGGCATAGACCTGCACCCCCGCCGCACTGTCCTGCGCCCGTCCGATAAGCATGCGAAAACTGTTCGATCCAAGATCGACGGCGGCAAGGTGTTGATTGAGCAGGTTGGGCATAAGCAGCAATTGAACGTTGGTTTGATGACAGGTTTTTGAAAAATGTCATCAAGATTTCATGCTAAACCGTCATTCTCGCTCGGTTTGTTCCCGGCACTGGCAAAATGCCAGTCGCTTTTCCGCCAGAGTCATTCATGTCCCATCCCGCCACCGCACCTCGCCTGCTCAATCGTGAGCTGGGCACTCTCGAATTCAATCGCCGCGTGCTGTTTCAGGCGCTCGACGACACCAATCCCCTGCTCGAACGGTTGCGGTTTCTCAGCATCGTGTCGAGCAATATGGACGAGTTTTTTGAAACCCGCGTCGCCACCCTGCAAGACATGCTGGAAGCCGACCCGGCTTCACGCACGCCTGATGGCATGCTCGTCAGCAAAGCCCTGACCGAGATTTCCGAACGCGCCCACGCCCTGATTGCCGACCAGTACCGCGTGCTGCAACAGGCCGTGCTGCCGGCACTCGACAAGCAGGGCATCCGCCTGTACCGGCTGCCCGACTGGACCGATGCGCAGCGCGCCTGGGCGCAGCATTATTTCGAGACCGAAGTTTCGCCCTTGCTCACGCCGATCGGCCTCGATCCGGCGCATCCCTTCCCCCGCGTCATCAACAAGAACCTGGTGTTCGCCGTGCAACTCGGCGGCACCGACGCCTTCGGCCGCAATATCGAGCTGGGCGTGGTGCAAACCCCGCGCACCTTGCCCCGGGTCGTGCCCCTGCCGCCGGAGTTGTGCGACGCGCGATACGGGTTCATGCTGCTGTCGTCGTGCATGCAGGCGTTTGCCGGGCAACTGTTTCCGGGACTCGAAGTGCTCGGCGTGCATCAGTTTCGCGTTACCCGCAACAGCGAGTTGTTCATCGACGACGACGACATCACCAATCTGCGCGCCGCACTGCAAGGCGAACTACGCGCCCGGCACTTCGGCGATGCGGTGCGGCTGGAAGTGGCGGCCGATTGCCCGCACGCCGTCATCGACCGCCTGCTGCGCGAAAACAATATCGTGCCGCAAGACTGCTACCGGGTCGACGGCCCGGTGAACTTGGTGCGACTGCAGGAAATTCTTGACTACGTCAACGAGCCGCAACTGCTGTTCAGCCCTTATCTGCCCGCCCTGCCGCGAGACTGGCCCGGCGTGGATACCGAGATCTTCGACCGCATCCGGGCCCGCGACATCCTGCTGCACCATCCCTACGATGCCTTCGCTCCCGTGGTCGATCTGGTGAAGACGGCCGCGCGCGATCCGTTCGTGGTCGCCATCAAGCAGACCATTTACCGCACCGGCGGCAATTCCGAGCTGATGGACGCCCTCATCGAAGCGGCGCGTAATGGCAAGGAAGTCACCGTGGTGCTGGAACTGATGGCGCGGCTAGACGAAGAAACCAATATCAACTGGTCGTCGCGGCTGGAGGCGGCGGGCGCGCATGTGGTCTTTGGCGTGGTCGGCTTCAAGTGCCATGCCAAGATGCTGCTCATTGTCCGCCGCGAAGCCGCCGAGGGCACCGGCCGCAAGGTGCTGCGCATGTACGCGCATCTGGGCACTGGCAACTATCACGCCCGCACCGCGCGGCTTTACACCGACTTCGGCCTGATGACCGCCAACCCGGAAATCTGCGAAGATGCGCGCCGCGTGTTTCTGCAAATCACCGGCTCCAGCCAGGCGCAGGAACTCAGGCGGCTGTGGCAGGCCCCGTTCACCCTGCATGCCAATGTGCTGGCCGCCATCGCCCGCGAGGCCGACCACGCGCGCAGCGGCAAGCCCGCGCGCGTCTGGGCGCGAATCAACGCACTGCTCGAACCCACCGTGATCGAAGCACTCTACGCCGCCTCGCAGGCCGGTGTGGAGGTGCGTCTGCTGGTGCGCGGCGCCTGCATGCTGCGCCCGGGCGTAGAAGGTTTGTCCGACAACATCCGGGTGCGTTCGACCATCGGCCGCTTTCTCGAACATTCACGGGTGTTCTACTTCCACAACGGCGGCGAAGCCGAGGTCTATATCTCCTCAGCCGACTGGATGGAGCGCAATCTGCTTCGCCGGGTCGAAATCGCCGTGCCCTTGCTCGACAACAAGATCAAGGCGCAGGTCATCCGCGAGGGTCTGCGCATGCAGTGGCAACACCCGGGCAACGCCTGGGAGATGGACAGCGAGGGCAATTACCACCGTCCGCGCGGCTCACGCAGCCGCCTGAGCTGCCATCAGGTGCTGATGCACTCGCGGATGGAACGCAAAAATTAGACGGCGTTTCAAGCGGCCTTGAGCGCGCCGTCTTTAGGTGAAACCTCCGCGGCACGTCCTGCAGAGGGTGTGCCTGCGGGGGCCAGCCGGGCGGCCGGGAAGCGCACCACAAACCGGCTGCCCTTGCCGGGGGTGCTGTGCACCAGCAGTTCGGCCTGATGCCGCACCAGCACATGCTTGGCGATCGCCAGCCCCAGCCCGGTACCGCCAGACTCGCGCGAACGTCCACGATCGACACGGTAGAAGCGCTCGGTCAGCCTCGGAATATGCTCCGCGGCAATGCCGATACCGGTGTCGCTCACGCTGAACTCTGCGTAGCGGGGCTGGCCGTCGATCAAAACGGCGTCCCATGCCAGGCTGATGGCGCCGCCGTCCGGGGTGTAGCGCACCGCGTTGCTGACCAGATTGGAGAGCGCGGAATGCAGCTCTTGCGGGCTACCGCGCACCCACAGATCGGTACGCGCTTCCATCTTGATCTGATGCCTTCCGCCGGACAGCGCCTGCGCCTCGTTCTGGTACTGCGTCATCATCGACGGCATGTCGATGACCATTTCGGTCGGAGGATAGGGATCGCCCTCCAGCCGCGCCAGCACAAGCAGATCGTCCACCAGATGCCGCATGCGGTCGGACTGGGTCTGCATCATGTCGAGCACGCGCAGGCGCTGGGTTTCGTCGAGCGGCATGTCGCGCATGGTTTCGACGAACCCCCCCAGCACGGTCAGCGGGGTCTTGATCTCATGCGACACATTGGCCACGAAATCGCGGCGCATCGACTCGGTGCGCTCGAGCTGCGTGATGTCTTGCGACAGCAGCAGTTTCTGCTGATCGCCGTAGGGAAAGACCTGCACGCTCAGCGTGAACTGCGACCGAGAACCTGCGCGGTGCATGTGCAAGGGCTCGTGAAAGTGCGCCGCCTGGAGATAGGCGACAAACTCGGGGGTGCGAATCAGGTGCACCGCATGTTGGCGAAGATCGCGCTGCGCGTCCAGACCGAAGTGCTGCGCCGCAGTGGCGTTGCACCAGTCGATCTGGTTGTTTTCATCGAGCAGAATCACCCCGTTGGGCGAGACCTGCAGCGCCTCGATGAAGCGGTGCAGCTTGGACTCCTCGTAGCCCAGACGCCCCGTCCACAGCCGCAATTGACGCGATGCCCGGTAAAACACTTCGGCCCAGGCGCCAGAGCCATTGGGCACCGGTGTCACTTCGGGCGCCTTGAGCCAGCGGATCAATCGCGACAGCGCGATGGAATCACGCGCCACCGCGCCGATGAGCACCAGCAGCGCCGCCACCATGGCGCCAGAGCGCCCGTCGATCAAAGCCCCAACTCCTGCGGCCACCAGAACCAGCAGCAGGATAAGGGAGATGCGCCAGGCGACAGAGATCATGGGGAAATGAGCGAAAGGCTGCGCTCAGGTGTCGTACTTGTATCGAATCACACTGTAAAGCAGACGAAGCCCGTTTCGGCCAGGCGGCATCAAGCGGCGACGTGGGTGGGTGTGGCTACCTGAGGGTGGCCACCTCAGGCAGCCGAGACCTGCGGTGAGCGCGACTGTGCGGTAAAGCGATAGCCCGCTCCGCGCACCGTTTCCACCATCTCGGCGCATTGCACCGGAGACAGCGCTTCGCGCAGACGCTTGATGTGCACGTCCACCGTGCGCTCTTCGATGAACACGTGGTCGCCCCACACCTTGTCGAGCAGCGCGCCTCGGCTGTGCACTCGCTCGGGATGCGCCATGAGGTAGTGCAATAACTTGAACTCGGTGGGCCCCAACCGGATTTCCAGAGGCTCGCTTCCCGGCTTCTTGAACAAGGCGCGACGGCTGGACGGATCGACAGACAACCCGCCGATCTGCACCTGCTCGGCAGTGAGCTGCGGCGCGCGACGGCGCAGCACCGCGCGAATGCGAGCCAGCAGCTCCTTGGGTGAGAACGGCTTAGTGATGTAGTCGTCCGCCCCGGCGTCGAGCCCTTGCACTTTGTCGCCCTCTTCGCTGCGGGCGGTGAGCATAATGATGGGAATGGCCTTGGTGCGCGCATCGGTGCGCAAGGCCCGCGCCAACGCCACGCCCGACATGCCCGGAAGCATCCAGTCGATCAGCAGCACGTCGGGCAACACGTCGCGAATGACCCGCAGCGCCTCTTCGGCACTGCCAGCGCGAATGGGGCAATGGCCGGCATGCTGCAAATTCATCGCCAGCAATTCAGCGATGGCGGGCTCGTCTTCGACGATCAGAATATTGCTCGACAGACTCATGGCAGGGTGCTTTTCAGAACAAAACGCTGAATCAAAGCGCGGATCCAAGCGAGCCCGCCACTTCGCGGAAGGCTTCCTTGTTGTGCCGCACATCGGTGCCGCGCACGATATAGATCACCAACTCGGCGATGTTCTTGGCATGGTCGCCAATGCGCTCGATGGCCTTGGCCACGAACATCAGATCGAGCATGGTGGAAATGGCGCGCGGGTCTTCCATCACATAGGTGATGACCTTGCGGGTGAAGCCATCAAACTCCTCGTCGATGCGGAAGTCGGATTCGACGATGTCAACCGCCGCCTTCTCGTCAAGACGCGCGAAGGCGTCGAGCGATTTGCGCATTTGCTCGATGGCGAGATCAGACGCATGCTGCAGATCGCTGATGCCGATGGTCATGGGCGTACCCGATTCGACAATGTCGCGCGCCATGCGGGCGATGCGGGCCGCCTCGTCACCAGCCCGCTCCAGATTGGCGATGGCCTTGGAGATGGCCACCAGCAAACGCAGATCACGCGCCGTGGGCTGGCGCTTGGCGATGATTTGCGTGATGTCGGCGTCAATATCCACCTCCATCTGGTTCACCCGCTTCTCGACCTGCAGTACGGTGCGCGCGGCCTCGACATCGAGGTGGCGCAGTGAATAGATAGCCTGCGCCAGTTGCGATTCAACCTGTCCGCCCATTTCAAGCACACGGGTGGATACAGCGTTGATTTCAGCGTCGAACTGTGTCGACAGATGGGGTTTGTCATCCATGGTACGAAGTCCTTTATTGGAACTATCTGGGCTTGAGGCAAGGGTTCTGCCGAAGTATGGAAGTACTTTTAGTACCACATCATCCGAAACGACCGGTTATGTAGTCCTCGGTCTCCTGCTTCTTGGGTTTCAGGAAAATCTGATCGGTTTGCCCGAATTCAACAAGCTCCCCAAGATACATATAAGCCGTGTAATCTGAAACACGGGCCGCCTGCTGCATATTATGCGTCACAATAACGACCGTGTAGTCCTTCTTCAGTTCGGTGACCAACTCTTCGATCTTACCCGTTGATATCGGATCGAGCGCGGAAGTCGGTTCATCAAGCAGCAAGACCTCCGGTTTAATCGCAATACCCCGTGCAATGCAAAGCCGCTGCTGCTGCCCGCCGGACAGTCCCATGCCGCTTTGCTGCAATTTATCCTTCACTTCATTCCACAAACCGGCCCTGGTCAAACTTGTCTCGACTCGTTCATCCATCTCCGAACGAGACATACTTTCATAAAGTCGGACGCCAAACGCGATGTTTTCATAGATTGACATCGGAAATGGCGTAGGTTTTTGGAACACCATACCGATTTTCGCGCGAATCAGCGAAACATTTTTTTTGCTGGTGAGGATATTTTCGCCATCAATATTAATTTCACCCTCTGCGCGTTGACCCGGATAGAGTTCATACATCCGGTTGAACATACGAAGCAGGGTTGATTTTCCACAGCCAGACGGCCCGATAAATGCCGTAACTTGATTGCCTGGAATATCAAGTTCGACGTTGTTGATGGCCTTAAAGTTGCCGTAGTAAAAACATAGCTTCCTGGTCTGAATCTTGACGGGGTTATCTGACGGGCCAGATTGGCGGGTCGGAGTAACGGAAGGGCGAGGAGGGGCGATAGTCGTTTCCATAATTAATTCCAATATGATAGTTTCAGGTCAGGATTTCACACCGCCGCGGCTGATCAACCACCGTGAACCCAGGCTGAGAATCAGGATGAACACCACCGCCACAAACGCACCAGCCCAAGCCATTTGTTGCCAGTTCGCATAAGGACTCATAGCAAACTGAAAAATAACTACAGGCAAATTCGCCATCGGATGCCACACATCTGAACTAAAGTACTGATTGTTTAGCGCTGTGAAGAGCAGAGGTGCCGTTTCACCACTGATTCGCGCTACCCCAAGAATCACACCCGTCAAAATGCCGGTAGAGGCGGCCTTCCAGGTGATCTTGGTCACCATTTTCCAATAGGGCGTGCCAAGGGCTATGGCCGCTTCACGTAATGAACCGGGCACAAGACGCAACATTTCATCTGTCGTGCGCACCACAACCGGGATCAGAATCAGTGCGAGAGCAACACCGCCTGAAAACGCCGAGAAATGGCCTAACGGATCGACCAAAATTGCATAAGCGAACAAACCAACGACGATGGAGGGTGCGCTCAGCAGAATGTCATTAAGAAATCGCACTACCCCACCGAGCTTGCGCTTGACGGCAAACTCGCCCAGCCAAGTTCCCGCCAGAATGCCGATAGGCGTTCCGATCACTAAAGCAATACCTAGAAGAATGAAACTCCCGACAAAGGCATTGCGCAATCCGCCACCTTCTGCGCCCGGAGGAGGCGTATCCTGCGTAAAAAGGTGAAGATTTAGTGCTGGCGAACCATACCGTGCGGTGGTCCAGAGAATCCAGATCACCCAAAAAATTCCGAATGCCGTCATCAATACGGCAATAATCATGTTGATTTTATTGATCAATTGGCGGCGTGTGTAAAGCGACATCATGATTTTTTGCCTTCTTGGCTGGACTCAAGACGCATCAGCAGTAGCTTTGCCAAAGCGAGCACAATAACGGTGATCACAAAAAGTACCAAACCCAAGGCGAGCAGTGATGACTTATATAAGCTTGTGGTCGCCTCGGTGAATTCGTTTGCAATAACCGAAGCAATCGATGCACCGGGCATCAAAAGACTAGCGCTCAGGTTATTGGCATTGCCGATGATGAAGGTGACCGCCATGGTTTCGCCCAGCGCCCGACCTAGGCCGAGAAAAATTCCGCCCGTCACCGCCGTGCGTGTGTAAGGGAGAATGACATTACGGGCGACCTCCCAAGTCGTCGCACCCAGCGCATAAGCGGACTCTTTCAAGGGCGGTGGAGTAATCAGAAAAACATCGCGCATAATCGAGGCGATGAACGGAATGATCATGATGGCAAGTACGATACCCGCCGTCAACATACCAATGCCCATGGGCGGGCCCTGAAACAAAATACCAATTCCAGGTACTGCACCTAGATTATTGTTGA encodes the following:
- a CDS encoding class I SAM-dependent methyltransferase, producing MSSISSSLLGRVDARLSHLPLPCSVVLPGGQRVGPSNAQIEMRLRDKRALWHITTGQIGKLAEDYVEGMVDILGNLRDLMRIAPVLLDDDPRNEPSAATARIWHGLRRTLWEHSHHSREKDAAQIQSHYDVSDDFYALWLDPRRVYSCAYFAEPSMTLAQAQEAKLDHICTKLMLKPGERFIDIGAGWGGLLLWAAEHYGVDATGITLSKNQYNHVNRLIVEKGLQGRVRMLLQDYRDVDESQPFDKVASVGMCEHVGRPNLPLYFSKIRRLLKPGGLVMNHGITAGGVDNSQLAGGMGDFIEKYIFPGGQLVHVSVMAETMTRGGLEPLDFECLRPHYAKTLWYWVDALEGHLDEARRVLGEHAEKTLRAYRLYLAGSAMGFEQGWISLFQILGSRPDGVVEDRIDCDRLLRARQSEYPFNRSYQYAGKASAGSTNAEKPQVVAASAEAQTA
- a CDS encoding HIT family protein, translating into MKSGGDSRCPFCQDMPWALHNELGFAVYDRTPVNPGHLLLIPFRHVADWFDCTPQEHQALLELAAQGRALLLREHRPDGFNLGVNCGRAAGQSIFHVHLHLIPRYDGDMAEPLGGVRGVIPARQKY
- a CDS encoding histidine phosphatase family protein is translated as MQIILTRHGEVEGIHPERFRGRMELELTALGRQQAKAVAQRIAAEFSPQAVYTSPMGRCRETGADIAAACGLSAQVLEGVNDLDYGQWQWKTHEEVKAAHPQTYALWKSAPQWVRFPGGESLQDLALRTADGLRALLSRHAEHTVVLVGHDSVNRALLLHALDLPLSGYWRITQKPCCLNLFSVDALGKVALQLVNDTTHLRGLA
- a CDS encoding Ppx/GppA phosphatase family protein, with protein sequence MLLMPNLLNQHLAAVDLGSNSFRMLIGRAQDSAAGVQVYAIDSLREPVRLAAGLDDKKYLSEAAQQIALQTLQRFGERLRQFHPDRVRAVATNTVRVAKNAPQFLQRAQAALGFPIEVIAGREEARLVYIGAAHSVSVVQGKRLVVDIGGGSTEFIIGQGYEPGMMESLYIGCVSMSQRFFPGNQVDETTMRAAEIAARKEIQIIAADFKRNGWNHAVGSSGTARALADMIGGSGFNPPDQPGDITLQGLRELRRTFVRAGNLNKLRMEGLKPDRVPVAAGGLAIMLGVFEELGIQSMEVTDAALRLGVLYDLLGREQSQDMREVTALQFTQRYGADAQQARRVSELALRLYAQLRPNATEADQRLLRWAAQLHEIGLSISHSAYHKHSAYIAANADMPGFSRGEQAALAQLVLTHTGKLKKLSATDLENIDLDAVLALRLAVILARNRTAVDIDGLHLRYQPAGVKLSGLRPPLDIVAPESWLKGNPLTEYSLRQEAAEWTRLNWNVALQSPS
- the ppk1 gene encoding polyphosphate kinase 1, giving the protein MSHPATAPRLLNRELGTLEFNRRVLFQALDDTNPLLERLRFLSIVSSNMDEFFETRVATLQDMLEADPASRTPDGMLVSKALTEISERAHALIADQYRVLQQAVLPALDKQGIRLYRLPDWTDAQRAWAQHYFETEVSPLLTPIGLDPAHPFPRVINKNLVFAVQLGGTDAFGRNIELGVVQTPRTLPRVVPLPPELCDARYGFMLLSSCMQAFAGQLFPGLEVLGVHQFRVTRNSELFIDDDDITNLRAALQGELRARHFGDAVRLEVAADCPHAVIDRLLRENNIVPQDCYRVDGPVNLVRLQEILDYVNEPQLLFSPYLPALPRDWPGVDTEIFDRIRARDILLHHPYDAFAPVVDLVKTAARDPFVVAIKQTIYRTGGNSELMDALIEAARNGKEVTVVLELMARLDEETNINWSSRLEAAGAHVVFGVVGFKCHAKMLLIVRREAAEGTGRKVLRMYAHLGTGNYHARTARLYTDFGLMTANPEICEDARRVFLQITGSSQAQELRRLWQAPFTLHANVLAAIAREADHARSGKPARVWARINALLEPTVIEALYAASQAGVEVRLLVRGACMLRPGVEGLSDNIRVRSTIGRFLEHSRVFYFHNGGEAEVYISSADWMERNLLRRVEIAVPLLDNKIKAQVIREGLRMQWQHPGNAWEMDSEGNYHRPRGSRSRLSCHQVLMHSRMERKN
- the phoR gene encoding phosphate regulon sensor histidine kinase PhoR; translation: MISVAWRISLILLLVLVAAGVGALIDGRSGAMVAALLVLIGAVARDSIALSRLIRWLKAPEVTPVPNGSGAWAEVFYRASRQLRLWTGRLGYEESKLHRFIEALQVSPNGVILLDENNQIDWCNATAAQHFGLDAQRDLRQHAVHLIRTPEFVAYLQAAHFHEPLHMHRAGSRSQFTLSVQVFPYGDQQKLLLSQDITQLERTESMRRDFVANVSHEIKTPLTVLGGFVETMRDMPLDETQRLRVLDMMQTQSDRMRHLVDDLLVLARLEGDPYPPTEMVIDMPSMMTQYQNEAQALSGGRHQIKMEARTDLWVRGSPQELHSALSNLVSNAVRYTPDGGAISLAWDAVLIDGQPRYAEFSVSDTGIGIAAEHIPRLTERFYRVDRGRSRESGGTGLGLAIAKHVLVRHQAELLVHSTPGKGSRFVVRFPAARLAPAGTPSAGRAAEVSPKDGALKAA
- the phoB gene encoding phosphate regulon transcriptional regulator PhoB, giving the protein MSSNILIVEDEPAIAELLAMNLQHAGHCPIRAGSAEEALRVIRDVLPDVLLIDWMLPGMSGVALARALRTDARTKAIPIIMLTARSEEGDKVQGLDAGADDYITKPFSPKELLARIRAVLRRRAPQLTAEQVQIGGLSVDPSSRRALFKKPGSEPLEIRLGPTEFKLLHYLMAHPERVHSRGALLDKVWGDHVFIEERTVDVHIKRLREALSPVQCAEMVETVRGAGYRFTAQSRSPQVSAA
- the phoU gene encoding phosphate signaling complex protein PhoU, whose product is MDDKPHLSTQFDAEINAVSTRVLEMGGQVESQLAQAIYSLRHLDVEAARTVLQVEKRVNQMEVDIDADITQIIAKRQPTARDLRLLVAISKAIANLERAGDEAARIARMARDIVESGTPMTIGISDLQHASDLAIEQMRKSLDAFARLDEKAAVDIVESDFRIDEEFDGFTRKVITYVMEDPRAISTMLDLMFVAKAIERIGDHAKNIAELVIYIVRGTDVRHNKEAFREVAGSLGSAL
- the pstB gene encoding phosphate ABC transporter ATP-binding protein PstB: METTIAPPRPSVTPTRQSGPSDNPVKIQTRKLCFYYGNFKAINNVELDIPGNQVTAFIGPSGCGKSTLLRMFNRMYELYPGQRAEGEINIDGENILTSKKNVSLIRAKIGMVFQKPTPFPMSIYENIAFGVRLYESMSRSEMDERVETSLTRAGLWNEVKDKLQQSGMGLSGGQQQRLCIARGIAIKPEVLLLDEPTSALDPISTGKIEELVTELKKDYTVVIVTHNMQQAARVSDYTAYMYLGELVEFGQTDQIFLKPKKQETEDYITGRFG
- the pstA gene encoding phosphate ABC transporter permease PstA; protein product: MMSLYTRRQLINKINMIIAVLMTAFGIFWVIWILWTTARYGSPALNLHLFTQDTPPPGAEGGGLRNAFVGSFILLGIALVIGTPIGILAGTWLGEFAVKRKLGGVVRFLNDILLSAPSIVVGLFAYAILVDPLGHFSAFSGGVALALILIPVVVRTTDEMLRLVPGSLREAAIALGTPYWKMVTKITWKAASTGILTGVILGVARISGETAPLLFTALNNQYFSSDVWHPMANLPVVIFQFAMSPYANWQQMAWAGAFVAVVFILILSLGSRWLISRGGVKS